From a region of the Methanobrevibacter sp. TMH8 genome:
- a CDS encoding DUF2207 domain-containing protein yields MALEFSNILTIIILILIVFPVIYLIYIMLPKNKHSKEIYQKPPTKDPPAFVNSLFGSGINKMVGEINIGSFYLTLLDLINRKYVSVRITTKKDQHNQHNQHKTTNERIKKSESREKTLDKIILKINEKSTDKLHPFEKNVLRCIHSLENKGNINILDTKEALTKRLKVNSFQKNYDNWIKNFHEEFFKDNKSELFNNNFDNLKIYGALLGVIFIITSIFSYFENSNLNLILSFIMGAFGFFLVFVPIKKLGGWTKEGEELEQKWNSFKKFYTENFKSTDKSQKFLNEGINYLPYLYAMGISKSVLVKNFSDSNKVTDTYVFLKYNTDSIIKEIVKDFLAADGTFDPKFYNTSGNFVPGFGL; encoded by the coding sequence ATGGCTTTAGAATTTTCTAATATTTTGACTATTATAATTTTAATACTGATTGTTTTCCCAGTAATTTATTTAATATATATTATGTTGCCTAAAAATAAACATTCTAAAGAAATATATCAAAAACCTCCTACTAAAGATCCTCCTGCTTTTGTAAATTCTCTTTTTGGTAGTGGAATAAATAAAATGGTTGGTGAGATAAACATTGGAAGTTTTTATCTTACTTTATTAGATTTAATAAATAGAAAATATGTTTCTGTTAGAATCACTACTAAAAAAGACCAACATAACCAACATAACCAACATAAAACAACTAATGAAAGAATTAAGAAATCTGAATCACGTGAAAAAACATTAGATAAAATTATTCTAAAAATAAATGAAAAATCTACAGATAAGTTACATCCATTTGAGAAAAATGTTTTAAGATGTATACATTCCTTAGAAAATAAAGGAAATATTAATATTCTTGATACAAAAGAAGCTCTTACTAAAAGATTAAAGGTGAATAGTTTCCAAAAAAACTATGATAATTGGATTAAAAACTTCCATGAAGAATTCTTTAAAGATAATAAATCAGAACTTTTTAACAATAACTTTGATAATCTAAAGATATATGGGGCATTGCTAGGAGTAATTTTCATTATAACTTCAATATTTTCTTACTTTGAAAATTCAAATTTGAATTTGATACTTAGTTTTATTATGGGGGCTTTTGGATTCTTTTTAGTATTTGTACCAATTAAAAAGTTAGGTGGATGGACTAAAGAAGGTGAAGAACTTGAACAAAAATGGAATTCATTTAAAAAATTTTATACTGAAAACTTTAAAAGTACAGATAAATCTCAAAAATTTTTGAATGAAGGAATAAATTACTTACCTTACTTATATGCAATGGGGATTTCTAAATCTGTTTTAGTGAAGAATTTCAGTGATTCTAATAAAGTTACTGATACATATGTATTTTTGAAATATAACACTGATTCTATTATTAAGGAGATAGTTAAAGACTTCTTAGCTGCTGATGGAACATTTGATCCTAAATTTTATAATACTTCTGGGAATTTTGTACCAGGGTTTGGATTGTGA
- the dph5 gene encoding diphthine synthase translates to MLYFVGLGLFDEKDISLKGLEALKSVDVVYAEFFTSYLFGSSFEAIEELIGKEIIVLNRQEVEEENVFMKEAIMGKNVALICGGDPLIATTHTDFLVEAKKKEIEVEVIHGSSILSSAPGISGLQAYKFGKVTTIPFPDENFFPHSPYMAIANNLANDAHTLILLDIQAHKNRYMSVNQGLDYLMKIKNDLISDKRENECLIDEDTLAIGIARVGSKNVVVKADKIGKLVDFDFGGPLHCIAIPSKLHIVEAEYLVEVCGAPKEILDDI, encoded by the coding sequence ATGTTATACTTTGTAGGATTAGGATTATTTGATGAAAAAGATATTTCATTAAAAGGATTAGAAGCTTTAAAATCTGTTGATGTAGTTTATGCAGAGTTTTTTACATCTTATCTTTTTGGATCTAGTTTTGAAGCTATTGAAGAGTTAATTGGAAAAGAAATAATAGTTTTAAATAGGCAAGAAGTAGAAGAAGAAAATGTTTTTATGAAGGAAGCGATTATGGGAAAAAATGTAGCTTTAATCTGTGGTGGAGATCCACTTATAGCTACAACACACACTGATTTTTTAGTAGAAGCTAAAAAGAAGGAGATTGAAGTGGAAGTTATTCATGGATCTTCAATACTTTCATCTGCTCCTGGAATTTCAGGTCTTCAAGCTTATAAATTTGGAAAAGTTACTACAATTCCATTTCCCGATGAAAACTTTTTTCCACATTCTCCATATATGGCAATAGCTAATAATTTAGCTAATGATGCACATACACTTATATTGTTAGATATTCAAGCACATAAAAATAGATATATGTCTGTAAATCAAGGATTAGATTATCTTATGAAGATTAAAAATGATTTAATTTCTGATAAACGAGAAAATGAATGTCTTATTGATGAAGATACTTTAGCTATAGGTATTGCACGTGTTGGGTCTAAAAATGTTGTTGTTAAAGCAGATAAAATTGGAAAATTAGTTGATTTTGATTTTGGGGGACCATTGCATTGTATAGCTATTCCATCTAAATTACATATAGTTGAAGCAGAGTATTTAGTTGAAGTTTGTGGAGCTCCAAAAGAGATATTAGATGATATTTAG
- a CDS encoding Tex family protein, whose amino-acid sequence MIAKTLAEELNIKQWQSEATINLIDEGNSIPFIARYRKEATGSLDDEILRKFGDRLGYLRNLEERKEQVIHSIDEQGKLTDEIRVAIEKCETLVEVEDIYRPYKPKKRTRAIIAKEKGLEGLANIILEQTTEIPIPEVAKEYLSEEKEVNTIEEAIQGAQDIIAEIISDNADFRRSIRGVTFRFGELAVTAKDKDKSSEYEMYYDYSEKLNRIATHRILAINRGEKEKILKVKIAAPVDDIIEYLTRHTLIDYVKDDENKLSPEYNEYTKDILEETILDSYKRLIAPSIEREIRSSLSEKSEEKSIRVFSKNLEQLLMQGPIQNKVVLGWDPAFRTGCKLAVVDGFGNVLATNVIFPTEPQNKIEESKVVVLKLIREYNVDIIALGNGTASRESEQIIIDIIKGSSVQYVIVNEAGASVYSASKLATEEFPDFNVGQRSAVSIARRLQDPLGELVKIDPKSIGVGQYQHDMNQKKLGESLSQVVEKVVNNVGVDLNTASISLLSYVSGVSSSIAKNIIQYREEEGVFTSRKELLNVSKLGPKAYEQCAGFLKVYGSDNLLDITTVHPESYEATKKLIKNLGYNLDDFKAINDDLKKIHFDKLNNLHGSDFERLSKDLTIGEITLKDIVNELKKPGRDPRDSMPQPILRSDALEIEDLEEGMILEGTIRNIVDFGAFVDIGVHQDGLVHISQLVENQFVNHPLDIVSVGDIVEVKVIDVDVERRRIQLSMII is encoded by the coding sequence ATGATAGCAAAAACATTAGCAGAAGAACTTAATATTAAACAATGGCAAAGTGAAGCTACAATAAATCTCATTGATGAAGGAAATTCAATACCTTTTATAGCTAGATATCGTAAAGAAGCTACAGGTTCTCTTGATGATGAAATACTAAGGAAATTTGGAGATAGATTGGGATACTTGAGAAACCTTGAAGAGAGAAAAGAGCAGGTTATTCATTCTATTGATGAACAGGGAAAATTGACTGATGAAATACGTGTAGCTATAGAAAAGTGTGAAACTCTTGTTGAAGTAGAGGATATTTATAGGCCATATAAACCTAAAAAAAGAACAAGGGCGATTATAGCTAAAGAAAAAGGTCTTGAAGGATTAGCTAATATAATTCTTGAGCAAACTACTGAAATTCCAATTCCAGAGGTAGCTAAAGAATATTTGTCTGAGGAGAAAGAAGTAAATACTATTGAAGAAGCTATACAAGGGGCTCAAGATATAATAGCTGAAATAATTTCAGATAATGCTGATTTTAGAAGGTCTATTCGTGGAGTTACATTTAGGTTTGGGGAATTAGCTGTTACTGCTAAAGATAAAGATAAATCTTCTGAATATGAAATGTACTATGATTACTCTGAAAAATTGAATAGAATAGCTACTCACAGAATTTTAGCTATAAATCGTGGTGAAAAAGAGAAAATTTTAAAAGTCAAAATTGCTGCTCCTGTTGATGATATCATTGAGTATTTGACTCGTCACACTCTTATTGACTATGTTAAAGATGATGAAAATAAATTATCTCCAGAATATAATGAATATACAAAAGATATTCTTGAAGAAACTATATTGGATTCATATAAAAGACTCATTGCTCCTTCTATTGAAAGAGAAATTAGGAGTTCTCTTAGTGAAAAATCTGAAGAAAAATCTATTAGAGTTTTTTCAAAAAATCTTGAACAATTACTTATGCAAGGCCCAATTCAAAATAAAGTGGTTTTAGGATGGGATCCTGCATTTCGTACAGGATGTAAATTAGCTGTTGTAGATGGATTTGGAAATGTATTAGCTACAAATGTTATATTTCCAACAGAACCTCAAAATAAAATAGAAGAATCAAAAGTTGTTGTTTTAAAGTTAATTAGGGAATATAATGTTGATATTATAGCTTTAGGTAATGGAACTGCTTCAAGAGAATCTGAACAAATTATAATAGATATTATTAAAGGATCATCTGTTCAATATGTTATAGTAAATGAAGCTGGAGCTTCTGTTTATTCAGCTAGTAAATTAGCTACTGAAGAATTTCCAGATTTTAATGTAGGTCAAAGAAGCGCAGTTTCAATAGCTAGAAGACTTCAAGATCCACTTGGTGAACTTGTTAAGATAGATCCTAAATCAATTGGTGTAGGTCAATATCAACATGATATGAATCAGAAGAAGCTTGGAGAGTCTTTATCACAAGTTGTAGAAAAAGTAGTTAATAATGTTGGAGTAGATTTAAATACAGCTTCGATTTCTCTGCTTAGCTATGTTTCTGGTGTAAGTTCAAGTATAGCTAAAAATATTATTCAATATCGTGAAGAAGAAGGTGTTTTTACCAGCAGAAAAGAGCTTTTAAATGTATCTAAGTTAGGTCCAAAAGCATATGAACAGTGTGCAGGATTTTTAAAAGTTTATGGTTCAGATAATCTTCTTGATATAACCACTGTTCATCCAGAATCATATGAAGCTACTAAAAAATTGATTAAGAATTTAGGATATAATTTAGATGATTTTAAAGCTATTAACGATGATTTGAAGAAGATACACTTTGATAAGTTAAATAATTTACATGGTAGTGATTTTGAAAGGTTATCTAAAGATTTAACTATTGGAGAAATAACACTTAAAGATATTGTAAATGAACTTAAAAAACCGGGCAGGGATCCAAGAGATAGTATGCCTCAACCAATACTTAGAAGTGATGCACTTGAAATTGAAGACCTTGAAGAAGGTATGATTCTTGAAGGAACTATTAGGAATATAGTTGATTTTGGAGCATTTGTAGATATTGGAGTTCATCAAGATGGTTTGGTTCATATTTCTCAATTAGTAGAAAATCAATTTGTTAATCATCCATTAGATATTGTAAGTGTTGGAGATATAGTTGAAGTTAAAGTTATAGATGTTGATGTAGAAAGAAGAAGGATACAATTAAGTATGATTATTTAA
- a CDS encoding phenylacetate--CoA ligase, giving the protein MKLNKNQLELINKQLMCLNEIEDEKCFYKKKFGEISLIETQEDFENLPFTDKNDLREAYPLGLQAVSDEKIVRIHSSSGTTGTPVIIPYTAKDIEDWALMFERCYKLAGVTNKDRIHITPGYGLWTAGIGFQNGAEKLGAMTIPMGPGNTDKQLKMMMDMKSTVLCGTSSYALLLAEEIAKRGIKDQICLEKGIIGSERWGKKMRNRIGSELGVKLYDIYGLTEIYGPGIGISCEYECGMHLWDDYLYFEIIDPKTGEILPDGEIGELVITTLKKEGAPLIRYRTHDLTRIIPGKCKCGSEFPRIDILIGRTDDMVKVKGVNIFPSQIEEVLAKINGSSSEYQLMIDHLNEKDICTLFIEIKPNFNKYELEREIQSQFKSDIGIKINVKPVDIGDLPRNEKKSTRIFDNRY; this is encoded by the coding sequence ATGAAACTAAATAAAAATCAATTAGAACTAATCAATAAACAGCTAATGTGTTTAAATGAAATTGAAGATGAAAAATGTTTCTATAAAAAGAAATTTGGAGAAATTAGTTTAATTGAGACACAAGAAGATTTTGAAAATCTACCTTTTACAGATAAGAATGATTTAAGAGAGGCATATCCTCTTGGATTACAAGCTGTATCAGATGAAAAGATTGTTAGAATACATTCTTCTTCTGGAACAACTGGAACTCCGGTTATAATTCCTTATACTGCTAAAGATATTGAAGATTGGGCATTGATGTTTGAAAGATGTTATAAATTAGCTGGTGTCACAAATAAAGATAGAATACACATTACTCCTGGTTATGGTCTGTGGACAGCAGGTATTGGATTTCAAAACGGTGCAGAAAAACTTGGTGCTATGACTATTCCAATGGGGCCTGGAAATACAGATAAACAGCTAAAAATGATGATGGATATGAAGTCTACAGTTTTATGTGGGACATCTTCATATGCATTATTACTCGCTGAAGAAATAGCTAAACGAGGTATAAAAGATCAAATATGTCTTGAGAAAGGAATTATTGGATCTGAACGTTGGGGAAAAAAGATGCGTAACCGTATTGGAAGTGAATTAGGTGTTAAACTCTATGACATCTATGGGTTAACTGAAATATATGGTCCTGGAATTGGTATTAGCTGTGAATATGAATGTGGGATGCATCTTTGGGATGATTATTTATATTTTGAGATAATTGACCCTAAAACTGGCGAAATTCTTCCTGATGGCGAGATTGGTGAGTTAGTAATAACAACTCTGAAAAAAGAAGGGGCTCCTCTTATAAGATATCGTACTCATGATTTAACCCGAATAATTCCTGGAAAATGTAAGTGTGGAAGTGAATTCCCAAGAATTGATATTTTAATTGGAAGAACAGATGATATGGTTAAAGTTAAAGGAGTAAATATTTTTCCTAGTCAAATAGAGGAAGTTTTAGCTAAAATTAATGGTTCTTCAAGTGAATATCAATTGATGATAGATCATTTAAATGAAAAAGATATTTGCACATTATTTATTGAGATAAAACCTAATTTCAATAAATATGAACTTGAAAGAGAAATTCAATCTCAATTTAAGTCAGATATAGGAATAAAAATCAATGTTAAACCAGTTGATATTGGTGATTTGCCTCGTAATGAGAAAAAATCAACTAGAATATTTGATAATAGATATTAA
- a CDS encoding class I SAM-dependent methyltransferase family protein codes for MLTIKTPLKYIDTIRKILMEKEIIARNYKILTEDNYGYIPIKDEINTETLKNIIEKLKNNLNSQKKGNTNNNTNTNTNTNTNTNTNTNTNTNTNTNTNTIINMGNFNDIYTDISLVEKDLEEVKKHPQSISEELKGKLTEQEIEDLKTSFDIIGDIVILEIPENLQDQKYIIGEATLNFTKRKAIYMKKSAIEGVMRTRQLEHITGEENPETIHKEHGARLKLDVSNVYFSPRLATERKRIAEQVKDGEIILDMFAGIGPFPILIAKDHDVNIYAVDINKIAIKYMKENIKLNKLKGKITPILGDINQIANEQFIKENIKFDRIIMNLPGTAKDFLNLAISLINNNGIIHYYEFSDGFDSGIERIKRIAKNYDKDVEVLATRKVKSSSPGQWHVVIDAKISY; via the coding sequence ATGTTAACTATAAAAACTCCATTAAAATATATAGATACCATACGTAAAATATTAATGGAAAAAGAGATTATAGCTAGAAACTATAAAATTCTTACAGAAGACAATTATGGATATATTCCTATAAAAGATGAAATAAATACTGAAACACTGAAAAATATTATAGAAAAACTAAAAAATAATTTAAACAGCCAAAAAAAGGGAAATACTAATAATAATACTAATACTAATACTAATACTAATACTAATACTAATACTAATACTAATACTAATACTAATACTAATACTAATACTAATACTATTATTAATATGGGCAATTTTAATGATATTTATACTGATATAAGTCTAGTTGAAAAAGATTTAGAAGAAGTAAAAAAACATCCTCAAAGTATAAGTGAAGAATTAAAAGGAAAATTGACAGAACAAGAAATAGAAGATTTAAAAACTTCATTTGATATTATTGGAGATATTGTTATTCTTGAAATTCCTGAAAACCTCCAAGATCAAAAATATATAATTGGAGAAGCTACTCTTAATTTCACAAAACGAAAAGCAATATATATGAAAAAAAGTGCTATTGAAGGAGTAATGAGAACACGACAATTAGAACATATAACTGGAGAAGAAAATCCAGAAACAATTCACAAAGAACATGGAGCTAGACTTAAACTAGATGTTAGTAATGTTTACTTTTCTCCAAGATTAGCTACAGAGAGAAAAAGAATAGCTGAACAAGTAAAAGATGGAGAAATTATTCTAGATATGTTTGCAGGTATCGGCCCTTTCCCAATCCTTATAGCTAAGGACCATGATGTAAATATTTATGCTGTTGATATTAACAAAATAGCTATCAAATATATGAAAGAAAATATAAAACTTAATAAATTAAAAGGAAAAATAACTCCAATATTAGGAGATATAAATCAAATAGCTAATGAACAATTCATAAAAGAAAACATAAAATTTGATAGAATTATTATGAATTTACCAGGAACTGCAAAAGACTTTCTAAACCTAGCTATTTCCCTAATAAATAATAATGGAATTATACATTACTATGAGTTTTCTGATGGATTTGATTCTGGAATTGAAAGAATAAAAAGAATAGCTAAAAATTATGATAAAGATGTTGAAGTCTTAGCTACTCGTAAAGTTAAATCAAGTAGTCCTGGACAATGGCATGTAGTTATAGATGCTAAAATAAGTTATTGA
- a CDS encoding Ig-like domain-containing protein, whose protein sequence is MYIEKTSKISKITFLLALIFTTILLSSMATNFASAADNTTLKIDESVGRFDTVSQLNAKLISNGTGVFNKKISFYVNNTYVGYNKTDSNGIAKINYLVTEVGTYNIRAIFAGDSNYLASENSSLLKVSKTPTVVEASNYLTIKKTVLLKAKLHCNWGNLMAGRTILFYVNGKYVGKGTTNILGNAYKSYKIKNPGTYKVTAIFEGESRYLKSQKVTTLIVPNSKLYVQNSKFLEGKYVYIKSKVYNLKKDASSLKIYFRYPKGCDFKDIQNNIGTYKVNNKNRLVTWTIPKLNGKSSTTFLLKLYPTIKKNYTVVQVVKYSTKRIVNKISFVSKEVKIL, encoded by the coding sequence ATGTATATTGAAAAAACAAGTAAAATAAGCAAAATAACATTTTTATTAGCTTTAATATTTACAACTATATTATTATCTTCAATGGCAACAAACTTTGCCAGTGCAGCTGATAATACTACTTTAAAAATTGATGAAAGTGTAGGTCGTTTTGATACAGTTTCACAGCTAAATGCTAAGTTAATTAGCAATGGTACTGGAGTTTTTAACAAGAAAATTTCATTTTATGTTAATAACACTTATGTGGGATATAATAAAACGGATTCAAATGGAATAGCTAAGATAAATTATCTAGTTACAGAAGTTGGCACATATAATATTAGGGCTATTTTTGCTGGAGATTCAAATTACTTAGCTTCTGAAAATAGTTCATTATTGAAGGTTTCTAAAACACCAACAGTTGTAGAAGCAAGCAACTATTTAACTATTAAAAAAACAGTTCTTCTTAAAGCTAAACTCCATTGTAATTGGGGAAATTTAATGGCTGGAAGAACAATTCTATTCTATGTAAATGGTAAATATGTTGGAAAAGGAACAACTAATATTTTAGGAAATGCATACAAAAGTTATAAAATTAAAAATCCTGGAACTTATAAAGTTACAGCTATTTTTGAAGGAGAAAGTAGATATCTTAAGTCCCAAAAAGTAACAACTCTGATAGTTCCTAATTCTAAATTATATGTTCAAAACTCAAAATTTTTAGAAGGAAAATACGTTTATATTAAATCAAAAGTGTATAACCTTAAAAAAGATGCATCTTCTTTAAAAATTTACTTTAGATATCCTAAAGGATGTGATTTTAAGGATATTCAAAATAATATTGGAACATATAAAGTCAATAATAAAAATAGATTAGTTACATGGACTATTCCAAAATTAAATGGAAAAAGTTCAACTACATTTTTATTAAAGCTTTACCCAACAATTAAGAAAAACTATACTGTTGTTCAAGTAGTTAAATATTCAACAAAAAGGATTGTTAATAAGATTTCTTTTGTTTCAAAAGAAGTTAAAATATTATAG
- the mtnA gene encoding S-methyl-5-thioribose-1-phosphate isomerase: MKTMEWKDNKLVLIDQTKLPDELTYFTCESYEDVILAIKTMIVRGAPAIGVAAAFGMVLGELAGENSQKVAKEIKASRPTAINLFWAVDRVLASDDFLKEALDMYKEDIDTNLAIGRHGAEVILDGDTILTHCNAGALACVDYGTALGVVRSAYHEGKDINVICDETRPLGQGARLSVWEMQQEKIPVKLIPDVAAGYLMQQGEINKVVIGADRVAHDGIVNKIGSLMVALSAKRFHVPFYVAAPLSTFDHDISIYDTEIEERSSEEVIHYGGCRICPKDTEVRNPAFDIVPKDLITGIITEKGIIDPDKFNEFFQKLKYEDV; this comes from the coding sequence ATGAAAACAATGGAATGGAAAGATAATAAACTAGTATTAATTGATCAAACTAAATTGCCCGATGAATTAACCTATTTTACATGTGAAAGTTATGAAGATGTGATTTTAGCTATTAAAACAATGATTGTTCGTGGAGCTCCAGCAATTGGAGTAGCTGCAGCTTTTGGGATGGTTCTAGGAGAACTTGCAGGAGAAAATTCACAAAAAGTAGCTAAAGAAATAAAAGCATCTCGACCTACAGCTATAAACTTATTTTGGGCTGTTGATAGGGTTTTAGCCAGCGATGATTTTCTTAAAGAAGCTTTAGATATGTATAAAGAAGATATTGATACTAACTTAGCTATTGGAAGACATGGTGCTGAAGTTATTTTAGATGGAGATACAATCTTAACTCATTGTAATGCTGGAGCCCTTGCTTGTGTTGATTATGGAACTGCTCTTGGTGTTGTCCGTTCAGCATATCATGAAGGTAAAGATATTAATGTTATCTGTGATGAAACTCGTCCTCTTGGTCAAGGAGCACGTCTTAGTGTTTGGGAGATGCAACAAGAAAAGATTCCAGTAAAACTGATTCCTGATGTAGCTGCTGGTTATTTAATGCAACAAGGTGAAATTAATAAAGTAGTTATTGGTGCAGATAGAGTAGCTCATGATGGAATAGTTAATAAAATCGGTTCTCTGATGGTGGCTCTTTCAGCTAAAAGATTCCATGTTCCTTTTTATGTAGCCGCTCCTTTGAGCACTTTTGATCATGATATATCTATTTATGATACTGAAATAGAAGAAAGAAGTTCAGAAGAAGTAATTCATTATGGTGGGTGCCGTATTTGTCCTAAAGACACAGAAGTTAGAAATCCTGCTTTTGACATAGTCCCAAAAGATCTTATTACAGGAATCATTACTGAAAAAGGAATTATTGATCCTGATAAGTTTAATGAATTTTTTCAAAAATTAAAATATGAGGATGTTTAA